In Palaemon carinicauda isolate YSFRI2023 chromosome 21, ASM3689809v2, whole genome shotgun sequence, the following proteins share a genomic window:
- the LOC137614907 gene encoding uncharacterized protein, translating into MSISMLRNRALTIGEEHTDKRTALSAEVEDKLKSALLEMEEMGFGPTMTEFIGIVHDHVVANEIPTPFVGGRPGYKWAASFLSRHNLRLKRGGTMQLARKNVTADPFVIYGYYDLLQRAQERLGINGTTLPPVVVFRGKHMQSTWKGTQDIPGTQYAVSENGWMTTPIFEDILKYFVDETKDRRPLLLILDGHISHTSIATVELAKKENISILKLPAHCTDVLQPLDATCFAPLKNYNQYSLNDHVNKTGA; encoded by the exons ATGTCAATTTCTATGCTCCGAAACAGAGCTTTAACTATCGGAGAAGAACACACCGATAAAAGG ACAGCCCTCTCAGCTGAGGTAGAGGACAAGCTGAAGAGTGCACTTCTGgagatggaggagatgggttttggACCAACCATGACAGAATTTATAGGTATTGTCCACGATCATGTAGTGGCCAATGAGATTCCAACCCCTTTCGTGGGTGGTCGTCCTGGTTACAAATGGGCTGCTTCATTTCTCAGTAGACACAATCTTCGTTTAAAAAGGGGTGGAACAATGCAGTTAGCTCGAAAAAATGTAACTGctgacccttttgtgatttatggcTATTACGACTTGCTTCAGAGAGCACAGGAACGTCTTGGTATAA ATGGTACTACTCTTCCTCCTGTAGTGGTATTTAGAGGAAAGCACATGCAAAGTACCTGGAAAGGTACACAAGACATTCCTGGAACACAATATGCTGTTTCCGAAAATGGTTGGATGACAACACCAATCTTCGAGGACATTTTAAAGTATTTCGTAGACGAAACAAAAGACAGGCGTCCTTTACTGTTAATTCTCGATGGCCATATTAGTCATACCTCAATAGCAACTGTTGAATTGGCGAAGAAAGAAAACATATCTATATTAAAACTTCCTGCTCACTGTACTGATGTTCTTCAACCACTTGATGCTACCTGTTTTGCCCCATTGAAGAATTACAATCAATATTCTTTGAATGATCATGTCAATAAAACAGGAGCCTGA